The sequence CCTCGATGACCGGGCTAGCCGCCCGCATCGCATAGGTGCGCAGCATGGCGAAGATGCGCGTCGATGGCGGCGTCACGTCTGGTATCGCGAGGACGTTTCCCTCCGCCGCATCGGTCGGGTTCTGCTCCGCGCCCGAGGTCAGTCGGAAGCCGATGCCGAACCGGCGCGACAGCAGCGCGGCGAGCGCTTCCTCCTGCACCGGGCGGCGCGCCGGCAGCTCGGCCGCCAGCGCCTCGGCCAATTCCTCCAGCACCGGGAAATGGTTGTTGTGGTCGATGATCGCGTCGTCGACCTCGTTCATCGGCGAGATCAGCCGCTCGTCGGTCGTCGTCTGGTCGAAATAGTCGACGAGGTTGCGGATCGTCGGCACGAGGTCGTTGATCTCGGAATTGATCGTCGAGACGAAGCGGTCGCGCTGGGCGCTGGTCAGGTCCGGGATGGTGGCGAGGATCTCCGCGCCCGACTTGATGCCGGCGACGCGGTTCAGCGTCTCGTGCAGCAACTGCGACAGGTACGGGTCGGAGCGCAGCCGGTGGCGCAGCGTCTCGATGTTGGCGGAGGCGTCGGAATAGGCGCGATAGAGCCGGGTCAGCGCTGCCGCCGCCTCGGGAAAGCGCGTGGCGAGGTCGCGGATCGACTCGGCCTCCATCTCGATCCCGCGCATCACCGGATCGACCATCAGCTCGCCGATCGTGCCGATGGTGCGCAGCTCGTTCTCGCCCGACAGATGCGCCAGGTCGATGTCGAGCCGCTCGCCGATGCGCAGCAGCAGCGCGCCGCCGATGGCGCGCTTGTTGTTCTCGATCAGGTTGAGATAGCTCGCAGAGATGCCGAGCGCATTGGCCAGCGCGGTCTGGGTCAGACCGATCGCCTTTCGCTTGCGCCTGATGCGCGCGCCGATGGGTGTCCGGATGGCCATGGCAAGCAGTCGATGTGTAAATAATTGACAAAACAGACTTTACATAATTCAGGAAATTGACAAAAAAATCATGCCTAGTCAATTGATTGTTGAGAATAAGACAATTTGTGCCAATCTCTTGCACGCGCCGCCGGGAGGGCGTGTCGCGTGGAGGAGAAGATATGACGAAGTTCAAGATCAGCAGAAGAAATGTGCTCAGAGGAGCCGGCGCGGGCATTGTCGCGCTCGCCACCCCGACCATATTCAGCAAGGGCGCCTGGGCTCAGGAATTCTGCAACAACCCGACCGGAAGCACGGTGACGTTCGGCCTCAACCTGCCGCTCACCGGCACCTATGCGGAAGAAGGCGCCGACGAGCTCAAGGCCTACGAGCTTGCCATCAAGCACCTCAACGGCGAAGGCGACGGCGGCCTGATGAACGTGCTCAAGCCCTCGGCGCTCAAGGGCAACGGCATCCTCGGCAAGAAGGTGCAGTTCGTCAGCTCCGACAGCCAGACGCTTTCCGACGTGGCGCGCGCCGGCGCGACCCGCATGATCGAGCGCGACGACGCCATCATGATCACCGGCGGCTCGTCGTCCGGCGAGGCCATCGCCGTGCAGAGCCTGTGCCAGGAGATGGGCATCATCTTCATGGCCGGCCTGACCCATTCCAACGACACCACCGGCAAGGACAAGCGCCGCTACGGCTTCCGCCACTTCTTCAACGCCTACCAGTCGGGCATCGCGATCGCGCCGGTCATCGGCGAGGCCTATGGTGGCGATCGCCGCGCCTACCACCTGACCGCCGACTATACCTGGGGCTGGACGCAGGAAGAATCGATCAAGGCCGCGACCGAGGCCCTGGGCTGGGAGACCGTCGCCGCCGTCCGCACGCCGCTCGGCGCCGGCGACTACTCGCAGTTCCTCACGCCCGTGCTCAATTCCGGCGCCGACGTGCTGATCCTGAACCACTACGGCAACGACATGGTCAACTCGCTGACCCAGGCCGTGCAGTTCGGCATGCGCGACCGCCAGGCCAACGGCAAGCAGTTCGAGATCGTCGTTCCGCTGTTCTCCGAGCTGATGGCCAAGGGCGCCGGCGAGAACATCAAGGGCATCTTCGGCACCTCGAACTGGCACTGGAACCTGCAGGACGAAGGCTCGCAGGCGTTCACCAAGTCGTTCGGCGCCGCCTACGGCCAGCCGCCCTCGCAGGCCGCGCACACCGCCTATGTCCAGGCGCTGCTCTATGCCGACGCGGTCGAGCGGGCCGGCACCTTCTATCCGCCGGAAGTCATCAAGGCGCTCGAGGGCTTCGAGTTCGACGGCATGGGCAACGGCGCAACGCTCTACCGCGCCGAG comes from Aquamicrobium sp. and encodes:
- a CDS encoding substrate-binding protein, whose translation is MTKFKISRRNVLRGAGAGIVALATPTIFSKGAWAQEFCNNPTGSTVTFGLNLPLTGTYAEEGADELKAYELAIKHLNGEGDGGLMNVLKPSALKGNGILGKKVQFVSSDSQTLSDVARAGATRMIERDDAIMITGGSSSGEAIAVQSLCQEMGIIFMAGLTHSNDTTGKDKRRYGFRHFFNAYQSGIAIAPVIGEAYGGDRRAYHLTADYTWGWTQEESIKAATEALGWETVAAVRTPLGAGDYSQFLTPVLNSGADVLILNHYGNDMVNSLTQAVQFGMRDRQANGKQFEIVVPLFSELMAKGAGENIKGIFGTSNWHWNLQDEGSQAFTKSFGAAYGQPPSQAAHTAYVQALLYADAVERAGTFYPPEVIKALEGFEFDGMGNGATLYRAEDHQCMKSVLVVRGNENPTSQFDVLDVVKEVPRDVTTYDPSIFGGELGPAEPVPQCN
- a CDS encoding short-chain fatty acyl-CoA regulator family protein, whose product is MAIRTPIGARIRRKRKAIGLTQTALANALGISASYLNLIENNKRAIGGALLLRIGERLDIDLAHLSGENELRTIGTIGELMVDPVMRGIEMEAESIRDLATRFPEAAAALTRLYRAYSDASANIETLRHRLRSDPYLSQLLHETLNRVAGIKSGAEILATIPDLTSAQRDRFVSTINSEINDLVPTIRNLVDYFDQTTTDERLISPMNEVDDAIIDHNNHFPVLEELAEALAAELPARRPVQEEALAALLSRRFGIGFRLTSGAEQNPTDAAEGNVLAIPDVTPPSTRIFAMLRTYAMRAASPVIEEVVASIALTSGEARRLAFRSLSSYVAGAMMMPYETILSLAEERRYDIELIGTLVGASFEQVAHRLVTLRRTGREGVPFGFLRADRAGRMTKRFPLPGLILPASGHGCLLWPIYSAFAERGVVRQVSVFPGGARFLQVAKQVVKHSNGFNRLPPTFSVMLSCDMLHADRIVYGRDLTAGEAAVEIGPSCMLCPRMSCIHRHEMPTGFDRGDGIAYGGAAVSPAAGR